From Choloepus didactylus isolate mChoDid1 chromosome 19, mChoDid1.pri, whole genome shotgun sequence, one genomic window encodes:
- the DEFB121 gene encoding beta-defensin 121, producing MKLLLLVWTVSLLLAQVTPDKKCWAKSGRCRETCKDNEVFHILCKAVTKCCVQPKYVPFNIASSDTAGSQKSTITA from the exons ATGAAGCTCCTTCTGCTGGTTTGGACTGTTTCCCTACTCTTGGCCCAGGTCACTCCAG ACAAGAAATGTTGGGCTAAGTCAGGCAGATGCAGAGAAACATGTAAAGACAATGAAGTATTCCATATATTATGCAAAGCTGTGACTAAGTGCTGTGTGCAACCCAAGTATGTACCCTTCAATATTGCATCTTCAGATACAGctggaagccagaaatcaacTATTACAGCCTGA